A genomic segment from Paenibacillus sp. FSL K6-1096 encodes:
- a CDS encoding YncE family protein, with translation MNTNMEHRRRNLSSGNRYVFVSCQANGYGYVAVIDPVPDKVIKWIPVGKKPGPMCMDPSEKKLYVLNTESDSVTVIDTVNLIDIKTIKIGNSSTQVLPNTIFASAKGNKIYVSKADTKYRTYVTIIDSLKDEVTEAVPLPLQKNYSFAFTGNKNSNYVYLACLSMDGSPQDRLFAINIDQDFAYPVGVGMDISFDGFHNPFTVHPDGHTLATFGFYGLLTYFDGYEIGNSRVPMALEQTVSGIYMDNKKLVCTMRDELDYLALIDNLSIHKDGSISYGDFKKIPSYRWQDKIRLSRNQTYVGVTIRPFGDYKSGVQIINIAEENGMNKLVELPFVGDLAFYGDTKAYVGEESSVRPIDVTNGTALPPIDMKAGVANIISGYINQSL, from the coding sequence ATGAATACGAATATGGAACACCGCAGAAGGAATTTATCATCAGGTAATCGTTATGTCTTTGTTAGCTGTCAAGCTAATGGCTATGGCTATGTCGCTGTCATTGATCCTGTACCCGATAAGGTCATCAAATGGATTCCGGTAGGCAAAAAACCTGGTCCTATGTGCATGGACCCTTCAGAAAAAAAACTTTATGTGCTTAATACCGAAAGTGACTCAGTCACCGTAATTGACACTGTCAACCTTATCGATATAAAAACCATTAAAATTGGCAATTCGTCTACACAGGTCCTTCCTAATACTATCTTTGCTTCTGCTAAAGGCAATAAAATCTATGTATCCAAAGCAGATACTAAATATAGGACGTATGTAACTATTATTGACTCCCTCAAAGATGAGGTTACAGAAGCAGTGCCATTACCATTACAAAAAAACTACAGTTTCGCCTTTACAGGCAATAAGAATAGTAATTATGTCTATCTTGCATGCCTTAGTATGGATGGTTCGCCACAGGATAGACTTTTCGCTATCAACATTGACCAAGATTTCGCTTATCCGGTTGGAGTTGGGATGGATATATCCTTTGACGGGTTCCACAACCCCTTCACTGTTCACCCAGATGGGCACACATTAGCCACGTTTGGATTCTACGGATTGCTCACCTATTTTGACGGCTATGAAATTGGGAACAGCAGAGTTCCAATGGCGTTGGAACAAACAGTATCCGGGATCTACATGGACAATAAAAAGCTAGTCTGCACCATGCGCGACGAATTAGACTATCTGGCATTAATTGACAACCTGTCCATTCATAAGGATGGAAGCATCAGCTATGGAGATTTTAAGAAAATCCCCAGTTATCGATGGCAGGATAAAATTCGTCTGTCACGTAATCAAACCTACGTTGGTGTTACCATTCGACCTTTTGGCGACTATAAGAGCGGTGTGCAAATCATTAACATAGCGGAAGAGAATGGAATGAACAAGTTAGTTGAATTGCCTTTTGTCGGTGATCTCGCATTTTACGGTGACACCAAGGCCTATGTGGGAGAGGAGAGCTCGGTTCGACCAATTGATGTGACAAATGGAACGGCTCTACCCCCTATCGACATGAAAGCCGGCGTCGCAAACATTATTTCCGGTTATATCAATCAGTCCTTGTAA
- a CDS encoding S-layer homology domain-containing protein — protein sequence MNRKNRVKKRLFSVLLSAALVAGMVPALGVPVASASETDASAVRIQLDGQDIKEGNVNGLTFKGFGVLSGNSTSALLMDYKSEQPEVYAQLLQILFGGDRPLIDHVKIEMGNDRNNSTGPDPATMRTEDEEANVSRHPGFQLAADAKAVNPAVKVSFLRWNAPAWADNNDKIYTWYKKTILAAYREYGYMVDYVNPHINEHAPDLAWTKEYGERVQSDTSDFKDEQEKELYHSIKLVISDEVGIGSFGDALVNDLSLREAVAAAGYHYNTDDDSKGNFKRLADEFDKEIWNSEAQATFSNSAFRPHNNMKDPSVPGTGIGGTGGPLEMGNTIIKGFVNSRRTHFIYQPAIGSFYEGGQYSFKELVSARDPWSGFIHYDAGLLVLKHFNGFAKTGWENEDNTAGIWRAVPQASYTGATGTNPVSGRNGTPSYMTLASPDKQDFSTVIINDSETEKIYKLQAVNMAYTGNPSLEMWETRAAEPGQAFNSNYMKDLGDVEADGSGVYTIRVKPFSIVTVTTLDNRNKEGFSTPLPVEGERTVLDTDATGSVQNTEDQWLYADDFNYGDKSVPVIGEGGQITGEESYVSSRGGPYSVIPRYTHDLNGAFEGYLVDGTDNYVLRQQLDQTTTGVGGAWNGGDPVTAIGDYRWTNYKASADVSFEQNSTYGGNNYAAIGARYQGGPQTINGTPYALKFWFDGGWQLLSSGTVVASGNAATGSGGVKIADFNTAHDAWHNIAIQVAGDTVTAYLDQVELASYTDPNPKLSGRVQLASGFYHTRFDNLKVEKVDGYTPYYAEQLDNLEMTDLAEVPGTKLVYEGDWAHENGKGMYVYQRSLSTSQGAGAVLKYTFTGTGLDILGPNDGSAKLEAVVDGETLVVSGAANAAKELYQTFTLRGLKHGEHTVQLKVLSGTLAVDSVAVIGGEGAGSPDTTGLSQAVSAALAVSREDGYPEKDWEMFMNALDNAQAALNDPASYRLDQEGAAQLVERLSSALNLLLLGDVRELASIPDRATYAGKLPELPAKVEATLADGKTTQVAVKWNLDAVRFDTPYERVAVTGTYGSLKTIAYVEVVPEGLVYFLDMGVAGDGATPPYTAIRELAGDSLLNHKADQLSTGDTVWGHTNTGATYSVKGLGGAVVTTDKAQTGVYGSNTRNTPLVYNLPLSAGKYTVTSYHLDWWNNGNRTMDITLSYPDADGEIMTETVKTGLIAGAGGAVVQHDFTLPVSGTVKYSINNTFSQASLISYLAVEKDLVSAANEQAVLDAKSIIEGAAYSVKMAQANDEEAVRVWLQQTISGLPGFSDTGVTLGDISLSAFQAAAEETEGSFTFSVTLSKGEARADSSASGTITLPEPDTVPPVINLIGDAEVTLALGAEYTDAGATAYDDQDGDITDRIVTTVTSDVYNLAELDTAQAGEYIFHYNVSDTAGNAAAEVTRKVTVSEEEQPPVEQPTPTPTPSPEPEPSTTPAPTDEPVWIPAPAVTPTPKPAATPSPSPQTEKVLQQDDFKAAVGGIVTVQLTEATESVLLPAGVTSMTGANTLRLAWNSVAVDLSPDALKSILDTVAGGGGQTEGAAIRLSAVKSDADSLQQRINDPAVNGSVRLTAASGVISFSLEVVAADGSTVPVTAFAKPLTLTFAVDSKANRELLGVYHIAASGAVEYVGGKLAEGNSKIAADVRHFSQYAVLEYDKSFTDVSSGHWASSVIKSMAAKHIIEGMPGDRFDPQGEVTRAQFAAMITRALGLKTASPAASSFTDVDATAWYAEAVAAVNEAGIVLGRSKDAFAPNELITREEMAVMIVRAYDHLKGSKSSSDSAASSFSDHTLIRDWAKNAAVTAEQAGLIKGRGNQQFAPQATMTRAESAQVLANLLEHM from the coding sequence ATGAACAGAAAGAACCGTGTTAAGAAAAGGCTTTTCTCCGTGCTTTTATCGGCTGCACTCGTAGCGGGAATGGTTCCAGCATTAGGTGTGCCTGTAGCCTCTGCCAGCGAGACTGATGCTTCTGCGGTGCGGATTCAGCTGGACGGTCAGGACATCAAGGAGGGGAATGTTAACGGGCTGACCTTCAAGGGGTTCGGCGTATTGAGCGGCAACAGTACCAGCGCCCTGCTGATGGACTACAAGTCCGAGCAGCCGGAGGTCTATGCGCAACTGCTGCAGATTCTGTTCGGGGGCGACCGGCCTTTGATCGATCATGTCAAAATCGAGATGGGCAATGACCGCAATAACTCTACCGGTCCAGACCCAGCGACCATGCGCACCGAGGATGAGGAGGCCAATGTATCCCGGCACCCCGGCTTCCAGCTTGCGGCCGATGCCAAGGCTGTCAATCCGGCGGTCAAGGTTAGCTTCCTGCGCTGGAATGCTCCGGCTTGGGCGGACAATAATGACAAGATTTATACCTGGTATAAGAAGACCATTCTGGCCGCTTACCGCGAATACGGCTATATGGTGGATTATGTGAATCCCCATATCAATGAGCACGCGCCGGATCTGGCCTGGACGAAGGAGTATGGCGAGAGAGTCCAATCAGATACGTCAGACTTCAAGGACGAGCAGGAGAAGGAACTGTACCATAGCATTAAGCTGGTCATTTCTGATGAAGTCGGCATCGGCTCCTTCGGCGATGCGCTGGTGAATGACCTGTCCCTGCGCGAAGCGGTAGCCGCTGCCGGGTATCATTACAACACTGACGACGACAGCAAAGGCAATTTCAAGCGGCTGGCAGATGAATTCGACAAGGAGATCTGGAATAGTGAAGCCCAGGCCACCTTCAGTAACTCGGCCTTCCGTCCCCACAATAATATGAAGGACCCTTCAGTGCCCGGGACGGGGATCGGCGGCACCGGCGGTCCGCTGGAGATGGGCAATACCATCATCAAGGGCTTTGTGAATTCGCGCCGGACGCATTTCATCTACCAGCCGGCGATTGGCTCCTTCTATGAAGGCGGGCAATACTCCTTCAAGGAGCTGGTCAGCGCACGCGACCCGTGGTCGGGCTTCATTCATTATGATGCGGGACTGCTTGTCCTGAAGCATTTTAACGGGTTCGCCAAGACCGGCTGGGAGAACGAAGATAATACGGCAGGCATCTGGCGGGCCGTTCCCCAGGCGAGCTACACCGGAGCCACCGGGACGAACCCGGTCAGCGGGCGCAACGGGACTCCGAGCTATATGACTCTGGCTTCACCTGATAAGCAAGATTTCTCGACGGTCATCATTAATGACAGCGAGACTGAGAAGATATACAAGCTTCAGGCCGTCAACATGGCTTACACCGGCAATCCGTCTCTGGAGATGTGGGAGACGCGTGCGGCGGAGCCAGGTCAGGCTTTTAACAGCAATTATATGAAGGATCTTGGGGATGTTGAGGCAGACGGCAGCGGGGTGTATACCATCCGTGTGAAGCCGTTCTCCATTGTCACGGTCACCACGCTGGACAACCGCAATAAGGAAGGGTTCAGCACACCGCTTCCGGTGGAGGGCGAACGCACCGTGCTGGATACCGATGCCACAGGGTCCGTACAGAATACAGAAGACCAGTGGCTATATGCGGATGACTTCAACTATGGCGACAAGAGCGTTCCCGTGATCGGAGAGGGCGGACAGATTACCGGCGAAGAGAGCTATGTCAGCTCGCGCGGCGGCCCGTATAGTGTCATACCGCGTTATACACATGATCTCAACGGAGCATTCGAGGGCTATTTGGTGGATGGCACGGACAACTATGTGCTGCGGCAGCAGCTGGACCAGACGACCACCGGAGTGGGCGGGGCCTGGAACGGCGGCGACCCGGTCACAGCTATCGGGGATTACCGCTGGACCAATTATAAGGCCAGTGCAGATGTGTCTTTTGAACAAAATAGCACGTATGGTGGGAATAATTACGCTGCGATTGGAGCCAGATATCAGGGCGGGCCGCAGACGATTAACGGCACCCCTTATGCGCTCAAGTTCTGGTTCGATGGCGGTTGGCAATTGCTGTCCAGCGGGACCGTTGTGGCCAGCGGCAACGCAGCTACCGGCTCCGGCGGTGTGAAGATTGCTGATTTCAACACGGCACATGACGCGTGGCATAACATTGCCATTCAGGTGGCTGGGGACACGGTCACTGCCTATCTGGATCAGGTTGAGCTTGCCTCCTATACCGATCCGAATCCGAAGCTCTCCGGGCGCGTGCAGCTCGCCAGCGGCTTCTATCACACCCGCTTCGATAATCTGAAGGTGGAGAAGGTAGACGGGTATACGCCTTATTATGCTGAGCAATTGGATAATCTGGAGATGACGGATCTGGCAGAAGTCCCAGGGACGAAGCTGGTCTATGAAGGTGACTGGGCCCATGAGAATGGAAAAGGCATGTATGTCTATCAGCGTTCCCTCTCTACCAGCCAAGGAGCCGGTGCGGTGCTGAAGTATACTTTTACCGGCACGGGCCTTGATATTCTGGGACCGAACGACGGCTCCGCGAAGCTGGAGGCTGTGGTGGACGGCGAGACTCTGGTAGTCTCGGGTGCTGCTAATGCGGCGAAGGAGCTGTACCAGACCTTCACGCTACGCGGACTGAAGCACGGTGAACATACGGTGCAGCTCAAAGTGCTGAGCGGGACCCTCGCTGTGGATTCCGTTGCGGTTATCGGCGGGGAAGGAGCAGGAAGCCCGGATACCACCGGGCTTAGTCAGGCGGTGAGTGCTGCGCTTGCGGTCAGCAGGGAAGACGGCTACCCGGAGAAGGACTGGGAGATGTTCATGAATGCGCTGGATAACGCCCAGGCAGCGCTGAATGATCCGGCTTCCTACCGGCTGGACCAGGAAGGGGCAGCACAGCTTGTAGAACGTCTGTCCTCCGCTCTTAATCTGCTGCTGCTCGGAGATGTGAGAGAGCTTGCGTCCATTCCCGATAGGGCCACCTATGCCGGGAAGCTGCCGGAGCTGCCAGCCAAGGTAGAAGCCACGCTCGCAGACGGCAAGACCACACAGGTGGCGGTGAAGTGGAATCTTGATGCGGTCCGCTTCGACACGCCATATGAACGGGTAGCGGTCACCGGCACCTATGGAAGCTTGAAGACCATTGCTTATGTGGAAGTGGTTCCTGAAGGGCTGGTATACTTCCTGGACATGGGTGTTGCCGGGGATGGCGCAACCCCGCCGTATACAGCCATCCGGGAGCTTGCAGGTGACAGCCTGCTGAATCACAAGGCAGACCAATTGTCCACAGGAGATACGGTATGGGGACATACGAATACGGGCGCTACCTATAGTGTCAAAGGACTTGGCGGTGCTGTAGTCACCACCGATAAAGCCCAGACCGGAGTGTACGGCTCGAATACGCGGAATACGCCGCTGGTCTACAACCTGCCTCTGAGTGCTGGCAAATACACGGTTACTTCGTATCATCTGGACTGGTGGAATAACGGGAACCGGACGATGGATATTACTCTCAGCTATCCAGACGCTGATGGAGAGATCATGACCGAGACGGTGAAGACAGGGCTTATTGCCGGTGCAGGCGGAGCTGTCGTTCAACACGACTTCACGCTGCCGGTCAGCGGTACGGTGAAATATTCGATAAACAATACGTTCAGCCAGGCTTCGCTGATCAGCTATCTGGCTGTAGAGAAGGACTTGGTCAGCGCGGCCAATGAACAGGCTGTACTTGATGCGAAGAGTATCATTGAAGGAGCGGCTTACAGCGTTAAGATGGCCCAAGCGAATGATGAAGAAGCTGTCCGGGTCTGGCTGCAGCAGACCATTAGCGGGCTGCCGGGTTTCAGCGATACCGGGGTTACCTTGGGCGACATTAGCTTGTCTGCCTTCCAGGCAGCCGCTGAGGAGACAGAGGGCAGCTTCACTTTCTCGGTAACGCTGAGCAAGGGTGAAGCAAGAGCAGACAGCTCGGCCAGCGGAACGATCACGCTGCCGGAGCCGGATACAGTTCCGCCGGTGATTAACCTGATTGGCGATGCCGAAGTGACTCTAGCATTGGGTGCGGAATACACCGATGCGGGCGCTACTGCTTATGACGATCAGGACGGGGATATCACAGACCGCATAGTGACCACCGTGACCAGTGATGTCTATAACCTGGCGGAGCTGGATACGGCACAGGCAGGAGAATATATCTTCCATTATAATGTCAGTGATACAGCGGGGAACGCAGCCGCAGAAGTAACAAGAAAGGTGACAGTGAGTGAAGAGGAGCAGCCGCCGGTGGAGCAGCCAACTCCGACGCCAACACCATCGCCGGAACCGGAACCGTCAACCACACCTGCTCCAACGGATGAACCGGTATGGATACCGGCACCGGCTGTAACACCAACACCTAAACCGGCTGCAACGCCGTCCCCGTCACCCCAGACGGAGAAGGTGCTTCAACAGGATGATTTCAAGGCTGCGGTGGGTGGAATAGTAACTGTTCAGCTTACGGAAGCTACTGAATCCGTGCTGCTTCCGGCAGGCGTCACAAGCATGACAGGCGCAAACACCTTACGTCTTGCCTGGAATTCAGTTGCTGTTGATCTTAGCCCTGACGCCCTGAAGAGCATCCTGGATACCGTTGCCGGTGGTGGAGGTCAAACGGAGGGAGCGGCCATCAGACTGTCGGCGGTGAAGTCAGACGCTGATAGCCTCCAGCAGCGGATCAATGATCCGGCGGTCAACGGGTCTGTCCGGCTAACAGCGGCAAGCGGGGTCATCAGCTTCAGCCTGGAGGTTGTTGCTGCGGACGGAAGCACCGTACCGGTGACGGCTTTTGCCAAGCCGCTGACTCTGACCTTCGCAGTAGACTCTAAGGCGAACCGCGAGCTGCTTGGCGTCTACCATATCGCTGCCAGCGGAGCGGTGGAATATGTGGGCGGTAAGCTGGCGGAAGGTAATAGTAAAATTGCAGCTGATGTCCGGCATTTCAGCCAGTACGCTGTGCTGGAGTATGATAAGAGCTTCACCGATGTCAGCAGCGGCCACTGGGCAAGCTCAGTCATTAAGTCCATGGCTGCGAAGCATATCATCGAAGGAATGCCGGGTGACCGCTTCGATCCGCAGGGAGAGGTCACCAGAGCGCAATTCGCCGCGATGATTACCCGTGCGCTTGGCCTTAAGACGGCAAGCCCAGCCGCATCGTCCTTCACTGATGTGGATGCCACGGCCTGGTATGCTGAAGCGGTTGCCGCTGTGAATGAAGCAGGCATTGTGCTTGGACGCAGCAAGGACGCCTTCGCTCCGAATGAGCTCATTACCCGCGAGGAGATGGCGGTCATGATCGTCCGTGCGTATGATCACTTGAAGGGAAGCAAGAGTAGCAGTGACTCAGCTGCCAGTTCGTTCAGCGATCATACCCTGATTCGTGATTGGGCGAAGAACGCAGCCGTTACTGCCGAACAGGCGGGCCTGATCAAGGGGCGCGGCAATCAGCAATTCGCACCGCAAGCCACCATGACCCGTGCCGAGAGTGCGCAGGTGCTTGCTAATCTGCTGGAGCATATGTAA
- a CDS encoding sugar ABC transporter substrate-binding protein, whose amino-acid sequence MNLKRFYGMTLATALSVSMLAGCSGNNNTKDAAATNAPASGNAATASSEPSQEPVTLKWALWDWEATAYYKPLIDAYKTAHPNVTIEYVDLGSTDYMTMLSTQLSGGADLDVLTIKDIPGYSNLVKQNHLEPLKTYMADKSIDPSVYGGTVEQIEVNGEVYALPFRSDFWVIYYNKALFDKAGVDYPTNDMTFDQYDELARKMTSGSGSEKVYGAHYHTWRSAVQLFGILDGKNTVVGGNYDFLKPTYERILKEQDDGIVMDYATLKTSSTHYSGVFYNNSVAMMNMGSWFIATQIEKVKSGESQSTEWGIVKYPHPEGVEAGTTLGTITSLAVNQKSKHKEAALDFMNFVTGAEGAKVIASTGTIPAIKNDDVINSITSIDGFPSDENSKAALNTVQTYLEMPIHEKSADIEVILNEAHDNIMTKNSTIDEGLKDMNDRVGQLLNN is encoded by the coding sequence ATGAACTTGAAAAGATTCTACGGCATGACCCTTGCCACTGCGCTCTCCGTGAGCATGCTGGCCGGATGCTCCGGCAATAACAATACGAAAGACGCCGCTGCCACGAACGCACCTGCTTCGGGCAATGCTGCAACCGCTTCCTCCGAACCGAGCCAGGAGCCGGTAACGCTGAAATGGGCGCTCTGGGACTGGGAAGCTACGGCATACTACAAACCGCTGATCGATGCTTACAAGACGGCTCATCCGAATGTAACCATTGAATACGTCGACCTTGGCTCCACCGACTATATGACTATGCTCAGCACCCAGCTCTCGGGCGGGGCGGATCTGGATGTCCTGACGATCAAAGACATTCCGGGCTACTCGAACCTGGTGAAGCAGAACCACCTGGAGCCGCTGAAGACTTACATGGCGGACAAATCGATCGATCCTTCGGTATACGGCGGTACGGTGGAGCAGATTGAAGTGAACGGCGAGGTGTATGCGCTTCCGTTCCGCAGTGATTTCTGGGTGATCTATTACAACAAAGCCCTGTTCGACAAAGCAGGCGTGGATTATCCGACCAATGATATGACCTTTGACCAATATGATGAGCTGGCCCGCAAGATGACCTCCGGCAGCGGCTCGGAAAAGGTATACGGCGCCCACTACCACACCTGGCGCAGCGCGGTTCAATTGTTCGGCATTCTGGACGGCAAGAACACCGTGGTCGGCGGCAACTATGACTTCCTGAAGCCTACCTATGAGCGGATTCTGAAGGAGCAGGACGACGGCATCGTTATGGATTACGCCACGCTGAAGACCTCCAGCACGCATTACTCCGGCGTATTCTACAACAACTCTGTTGCCATGATGAACATGGGCAGCTGGTTCATTGCCACCCAGATCGAGAAGGTGAAGAGCGGAGAATCCCAGTCCACCGAATGGGGCATCGTGAAATATCCTCATCCGGAAGGCGTTGAAGCCGGAACGACGCTGGGAACGATTACTTCCCTGGCCGTGAACCAGAAGTCCAAGCACAAAGAGGCAGCTCTTGATTTCATGAACTTCGTAACCGGTGCGGAAGGCGCTAAGGTGATTGCTTCGACCGGTACGATTCCGGCGATCAAGAACGACGATGTTATCAATTCCATTACCTCCATCGACGGCTTCCCGTCAGACGAGAACAGCAAGGCTGCACTGAATACGGTTCAGACTTATCTGGAAATGCCGATTCATGAGAAGAGTGCGGACATCGAGGTTATTCTGAATGAAGCCCATGACAACATCATGACCAAAAACTCTACGATCGATGAAGGCTTGAAGGATATGAATGACCGGGTCGGCCAGCTTTTGAACAATTAA
- a CDS encoding carbohydrate ABC transporter permease, which yields MVGKSKGLRISLMVLVYALLALTVLAMLVPYIWMLSSSLKLNKDVFTFPMQWIPANPRWENFQDIWTRIPLGRFIYNTAKLSVIVTILQLLTSSFAAYAFSKLHFRGKNTIFLGYIATIAIPWQAYMVPQFILMRYMGLNNTHLSIILLQAFSAFGVFMMRQFYQGVPDELCEAARIDGLSEYGIWARIMLPLSKPALSTLTIFTFVSTWNDFLGPMIYLTDTKLKTIQIGLRMFISQYSAEYGLIMAASVVSIIPVVIVFLSLQRYFVQGVAASGIKG from the coding sequence ATGGTTGGTAAAAGTAAAGGACTTAGAATCAGCTTAATGGTGCTTGTATATGCCCTGTTAGCTCTGACCGTGCTGGCGATGCTGGTACCGTATATCTGGATGCTGTCGTCATCGCTCAAGCTGAACAAGGATGTATTCACCTTCCCGATGCAGTGGATTCCGGCGAATCCGCGCTGGGAGAACTTCCAGGATATCTGGACCCGGATACCGCTTGGGCGCTTCATCTACAATACAGCGAAATTGTCGGTGATCGTCACTATTTTGCAATTGCTGACCTCCAGCTTCGCGGCGTATGCCTTCTCCAAGCTGCATTTCCGCGGCAAAAATACGATCTTCCTCGGGTATATCGCCACGATTGCGATCCCTTGGCAGGCCTACATGGTGCCGCAGTTCATTCTGATGCGCTATATGGGACTGAACAATACCCACCTGTCGATCATTCTGCTGCAAGCCTTCTCGGCCTTCGGCGTGTTCATGATGCGCCAGTTCTATCAGGGCGTACCGGATGAATTATGTGAAGCGGCCCGGATTGACGGACTGAGCGAATACGGAATTTGGGCAAGGATCATGCTTCCGCTGTCCAAGCCTGCGCTCTCCACACTAACCATCTTCACCTTCGTGTCCACCTGGAATGACTTCCTCGGGCCGATGATCTATCTGACCGATACGAAGCTCAAGACCATTCAGATCGGGCTGCGGATGTTCATCTCGCAGTACTCGGCGGAATACGGCCTGATTATGGCGGCTAGTGTTGTGTCTATCATTCCGGTGGTCATAGTCTTCCTGTCGCTTCAGCGGTATTTCGTACAAGGCGTGGCTGCTTCGGGGATTAAGGGGTAG
- a CDS encoding sugar ABC transporter permease, whose amino-acid sequence MQNETILRTNKSPKSRLSRGLRDHLVAYSFIAPNFIGFALFTLVPMIFAFILAFVKWDGANPMKFIGLDNFSRLISDTTFHKALWNTIVYTIGVVPLTMIVALALAILLNQKIMGRNFMRTVFFFPYVASLVAVAAVWNFIFSPTMGPVNNILHLITGIPLEELPRWAADKQWAMFTVVLFTVWKNMGYYMVIYLAGLQGINPELYEAAELDGAGPWRRFRNVTVPQLAPTTFFVLMILVINSFKVYDIFINLFAGADNQLSDATRVMVYQIYNTAFRSLDYGYASAMAIVLFLLVLGITIVQFRGEKKYGQ is encoded by the coding sequence ATGCAGAACGAAACCATATTGCGTACAAATAAGAGCCCAAAAAGCCGGTTGTCGCGCGGCCTCCGGGATCACCTGGTCGCGTACAGCTTTATTGCGCCGAACTTTATCGGATTTGCCCTGTTCACTCTGGTACCGATGATCTTTGCCTTTATTCTGGCGTTTGTGAAATGGGACGGGGCCAATCCGATGAAGTTCATCGGGCTGGATAACTTCTCCCGGCTGATCTCGGATACCACCTTCCACAAAGCCTTGTGGAACACGATTGTCTACACGATCGGCGTCGTGCCGCTGACCATGATTGTAGCGCTGGCGCTGGCAATTCTGCTCAATCAGAAGATTATGGGCCGTAATTTCATGAGAACGGTCTTCTTTTTCCCCTATGTGGCATCACTGGTCGCGGTTGCGGCGGTATGGAACTTCATCTTCAGCCCGACCATGGGTCCGGTGAACAACATTCTGCATCTGATCACCGGCATTCCGCTGGAGGAGCTGCCCCGCTGGGCGGCGGATAAGCAGTGGGCGATGTTTACGGTAGTGCTTTTCACGGTATGGAAAAATATGGGCTACTACATGGTCATCTATCTGGCCGGCCTCCAGGGGATCAACCCCGAGCTGTATGAAGCGGCTGAGCTGGACGGCGCAGGCCCGTGGAGAAGATTCCGCAACGTAACTGTGCCGCAGCTTGCCCCAACCACCTTCTTTGTCCTGATGATTCTGGTCATCAACTCGTTCAAGGTCTATGACATCTTCATCAACCTGTTCGCCGGTGCGGATAACCAGCTGAGCGATGCTACACGGGTTATGGTCTATCAGATCTACAACACGGCGTTCCGCTCGCTGGATTACGGGTATGCCAGTGCCATGGCGATTGTACTCTTCCTGCTGGTACTCGGCATCACCATCGTCCAGTTCCGCGGCGAGAAGAAATACGGACAATAG